In Porites lutea chromosome 7, jaPorLute2.1, whole genome shotgun sequence, a single window of DNA contains:
- the LOC140944731 gene encoding uncharacterized protein gives MSPQCELNNATVEEQDDKLETKDDYIYQGAENKCVKNLCKNKATCQTGFTDKGYRCMCTAGFKGEYCEIDECAAGTHNCSANTFCTNNAGSYTCTCNPGYYGGVDDCEPISTCKDIFNKNISREDKAYPLVMEDKVVDVYCHMTMATTDNDACGDGGWTLVVKMDGNQQTFHYNSTLWENKDTFNIDDGKTGFDSKETKLPSYWNTSFSKICLGMKINNQINFIEITKNANSLYSLMADGQYRYTSLGRDTWKSVVGPNASLQLNCNMEGFNAECTKIGRSKARIGILGNEGEDGCHSCNSRIGFGTGGDHDDSNTCGNDARFGGDNGDQRIKAMGYILVQ, from the exons ATGAGCCCGCAATGTGAGCTGAATAACGCCACTGTCGAAGAACAAGACGATAAGCTGGAGACAAAAGATGATTACATTTATCAAGGAGCCGAG AACAAATGTGTGAAGAACCTTTGCAAGAACAAAGCAACTTGTCAAACTGGTTTTACAGACAAAGGATACCGCTGTATGTGTACTGCAGGATTTAAAGGAGAGTACTGTGAGATCG ACGAGTGCGCCGCTGGAACACACAACTGCAGCGCCAATACGTTCTGCACCAATAATGCGGGATCTTACACCTGCACCTGTAATCCGGGATACTATGGTGGTGTAGACGACTGTGAACCGA TTTCGACGTGCAAGGACATTTTTAACAAGAACAT atCCAGAGAAGACAAAGCATACCCTCTAGTTATGGAGGATAAGGTTGTTGACGTTTACTGTCATATGACCATGGCTACGACTGATAATGACGCATGCGGTGATGGTGGATGGACGCTTGTTGTAAAAATGGATGGCAACCAG CAAACTTTTCACTACAATTCCACACTTTGGGAGAACAAAGACACCTTTAACATTGACGACGGAAAGACTGGGTTTGACTCGAAGGAGACAAAACTTCCCTCCTACTGGAACACATCCTTTTCTAAGATTTGCCTCGGCATGAAGATCAACAACCAGATCAATTTTATTGAAATCACAAAGAACGCCAATTCCCTGTATTCACTGATGGCTGATGGGCAATACCGCTACACCTCACTGGGTCGTGACACGTGGAAGTCCGTGGTTGGTCCTAATGCCTCCTTACAGTTAAACTGCAACATGGAAGGGTTCAATGCAGAGTGTACCAAAATAGGACGATCTAAAGCAAGAATCGGTATCCTTGGTAACGAGGGCGAGGATGGGTGCCACTCCTGTAATTCTAGGATCGGATTTGGCACAGGAGGAGATCATGATGACTCTAACACATGTGGAAACGACGCTAGATTTGGCGGAGATAATGGGGATCAGCGTATTAAAGCCATGGGATAcattttggtacagtga